Proteins from one Mercurialis annua linkage group LG7, ddMerAnnu1.2, whole genome shotgun sequence genomic window:
- the LOC126656648 gene encoding PLAT domain-containing protein 2-like translates to MAAASYTLLFLLFLTFSGLVLSETCVYSISIKTGSKRAAGTNAKVSLKLSNMQDSAINIQNLEKYGIMESGHDYFENNQLDFFNYAGRCLTIPVCYIKLSHDNGGYKPGWYVNYVEIKTAGGAITPTIKRFDVNQWLADDEPPYRTFTSRDLCVGKKKTSGGIESVVKDAI, encoded by the exons ATGGCAGCTGCTTCTTACACTCTCTTGTTTCTCCTCTTCCTCACTTTCTCCGGACTCGTCCTTTCT GAGACTTGTGTATATTCAATATCAATAAAGACCGGATCAAAAAGAGCGGCCGGAACGAATGCTAAGGTAAGCCTAAAACTATCGAACATGCAAGATTCCGCTATCAACATTCAAAACCTTGAGAAATATGGAATAATGGAGTCCGGCCATGACTACTTCGAAAACAATCAATTGGACTTTTTCAATTATGCAGGACGATGCCTTACCATTCCAGTCTGTTATATCAAATTGAGCCATGATAACGGTGGTTATAAGCCTGGCTGGTACGTTAACTATGTCGAAATCAAAACTGCCGGCGGAGCGATAACACCTACAATAAAACGCTTTGATGTCAATCAATGGCTCGCTGATGACGAGCCACCTTATCGGACATTTACTAGTAGAGATTTATGtgttggtaaaaaaaaaactagtggAGGGATTGAGTCTGTTGTTAAAGATGCCATATGA